Below is a genomic region from Billgrantia tianxiuensis.
ACATCCTCAGCCGAATCGTTCAATGGTCGAGCATGCCGGCAACGGTGAAATCTTCCATTAACATGCCGGTGCAAGGATTCCTTCGACAGGATGGGGCGCGTGCGCCCTGGCGGGAGAGACAATGACAACACCCAGCCCCGTGACGAGCCAGGCCCGGTATCACATTGCCGTGGTGGACGACGAAGTCGACATGCTGGACGTGCTGCAGGATGTCCTTCAGGAGGAGGGCTACCGGGTCAGCGCTCTGCGCAGCGGCCAGGCCCTGCATGAACTGCTCGCCCGCGACCCGGCGGACCTGGTCGTGCTCGACCTGAAGCTGGCCGGCGAGAATGGCCTGCAGGTGGCTCGCGAGGTCCGCGCGACCAACCCGGTGCCGATCATGATGCTGACCGGCAAGGGGGATGAAACCGATCGCATCCTGGGCCTGGAGGTCGCGGCCGACGACTTCCTGATGAAGCCTTTCAACCTGCGCGAACTGATGGCGCGGGTGCACGCCCTGCTGCGCCGCGCCAAGCAGCTCAGCGTGACGCTGCAGGACGTCGACCAGGACCATGAATGCCTGTGGTTCGACGACTGGCGGCTCGACCTCACCCGACGCGTGCTCTACGACCCCCGCAATCATCCGGTCAACCTCACCTTCGGCGAGTACAACCTGCTGGAGAGCCTGGTCACCTCGGCCAATCATGTGCTGAGCCGCGATAGCCTGCTCGAGCGCACCCGCGGCACCGACAGCGACTCGTTCGACCGCAGCATCGACGTGCTGATCCTGCGCCTGCGTCGCAAGATCGAAGCCAACCCGAAGCATCCCCGCTACATCCTGACCGAACGGGGCCTGGGCTACGTCTTCCAGGCCCAGGTTCGCAAGCGCTGATGGGGCGCTGGACCCTGCAGCGCCGTGCCCTGGCGGCACTGGTCGTGGCCACGCTGTTGGCACTCGGTCTGGTGCTGGTCGCCTGGTTCGGCCTGACCCAGACCCGCAATGCCGTCAGCGAGTTCGAGGCCCGAACGCTGCCGGAGATTCGCACCGCACTGACGCTCTCCGAGGAAGTGGCGCAATTGGCTGCCCTGGCCCCCTACGTAGCCTCGGCCGCCAAACCCTTCCTGCTGCAGATCGAGCGCGACCGCCTGACCCGGCGCTTCCAGTCGCTGGTAGCCGTGGCCGCCTCGATCCGCGACCGGCCCTTCCGAGAGATGCTGGAGGCCCAGTTGAACGCGCTGCAAGCCGACATCGATCGCCTGACCGACCTGATGGAGAGCGAGCTCTTCCTGCGCGAGGATCTACTGACGGCCCAGTTCGAGGTCACCCAGATCGTCGTCCAGGGCGCCGAGTTCGGCGGGGCACCCTCCTTGACCCGCTGGCAGATCCTGGAGGCGCTGTATCAAGGCCTCAGCAACCCTGACCAGTGGATCGGGCAGTGGGCTATCCTGGCGGAGCCACCCGACCCCGACATGCCCCATGCCGAAGCCTACCGGCGGCTCCTGGAACTGGCGGAAGACAGCGCCGCGAGAATGGCGCAGATCAACCAGCAGAAGGCGTTCCTGCTGGCCAGCCTGCGCGCCCGGTCCGAGCGCCTGACCGGCGAGGTCAACGGCTTCGCCGGCGCCCTGCAGCGTGAGGTCGTGATCCAGCAGCAAACCGTGCATGCCCAGGTCAACCGGGTGCTGCTCGGGATGATGCTGATGACCGGGCTGCTGATCCTGGGCGTGATTTTGCATTACATGGGCAACCTGAAGACCATACGCGACCTGGGGGTCGTCACGCAGGACATGGTGCAACTGGCGCAGGGCGGTGAAGCCCCCAAGCATATCGCCATCACACGCCATGACGAAATCGGGACGCTGGCCAG
It encodes:
- a CDS encoding response regulator → MTTPSPVTSQARYHIAVVDDEVDMLDVLQDVLQEEGYRVSALRSGQALHELLARDPADLVVLDLKLAGENGLQVAREVRATNPVPIMMLTGKGDETDRILGLEVAADDFLMKPFNLRELMARVHALLRRAKQLSVTLQDVDQDHECLWFDDWRLDLTRRVLYDPRNHPVNLTFGEYNLLESLVTSANHVLSRDSLLERTRGTDSDSFDRSIDVLILRLRRKIEANPKHPRYILTERGLGYVFQAQVRKR